In a single window of the Thermotoga sp. KOL6 genome:
- a CDS encoding inorganic phosphate transporter, with protein MAFSIGANDVANSMATAVGARAITVRQAAFIAMFLEFLGAVMFGAHVSQTIVKGIVKVEMVQPVELMYGALSALLAASLWILIATNWGYPVSTTHSIVGGMIGFGLVATGFTGINWKTFFFIVLSWIISPLLGGALSFVIFKIISLTIFHTKNPKKSSVFTVPFFISLAVFTMISLFIRKTLKQSLNESIILAIVSAAIVFFVVHALVKKLIQKGKNEYDLVEDVFKRAQILTSCYVSFSHGANDVANAAGPVAAVMIVASTGVIPKTVEIPLLALVLGGIGISMGVYFMGQKVMETVGEKITTLTNSRGFTVDFSTATTVLLASSLGLPISTTHVVVGAVTGVGLARGLEVVNVGILKNIIISWFLIVPTVAATSAGIYYVLKLVLKF; from the coding sequence ATGGCATTCTCTATAGGTGCCAATGATGTTGCGAATTCTATGGCAACGGCTGTTGGGGCCAGAGCGATCACGGTTAGGCAAGCTGCCTTTATAGCAATGTTTCTCGAGTTTCTAGGGGCTGTGATGTTTGGTGCTCATGTTTCGCAGACAATAGTGAAGGGAATCGTAAAAGTCGAAATGGTACAACCGGTGGAGCTGATGTATGGTGCCCTCTCTGCTTTACTTGCGGCGTCTCTGTGGATTTTGATAGCGACGAATTGGGGCTATCCTGTGTCTACCACCCATTCTATCGTTGGTGGAATGATAGGATTTGGTCTTGTAGCAACTGGTTTCACTGGCATAAACTGGAAAACATTTTTTTTCATAGTGCTCTCTTGGATCATCTCTCCCCTTTTAGGAGGGGCTTTGTCTTTTGTGATTTTTAAAATAATATCACTCACCATCTTTCACACTAAAAATCCGAAAAAATCTTCGGTTTTCACTGTTCCATTCTTCATATCTCTCGCGGTTTTCACCATGATCTCTCTTTTCATACGGAAAACTTTGAAACAGTCCCTAAACGAGTCAATAATTTTGGCCATCGTTTCTGCAGCCATAGTTTTCTTTGTAGTACACGCTTTGGTAAAAAAATTGATTCAGAAGGGGAAAAATGAATACGATCTGGTGGAAGATGTCTTCAAAAGGGCCCAGATATTGACTTCGTGTTATGTTTCCTTTTCTCATGGTGCAAACGATGTGGCGAACGCTGCTGGTCCTGTAGCAGCTGTTATGATTGTTGCATCAACTGGAGTGATTCCTAAGACGGTGGAAATACCTCTCTTGGCTCTCGTTTTGGGAGGAATAGGGATTTCCATGGGTGTTTATTTCATGGGACAAAAGGTCATGGAAACGGTGGGAGAAAAAATCACAACCTTAACTAACTCAAGGGGATTTACTGTTGATTTTTCAACAGCAACAACCGTTCTTCTTGCTTCCTCTCTCGGGCTACCGATTTCTACAACTCACGTTGTTGTTGGAGCGGTTACCGGTGTGGGGTTAGCAAGAGGGCTTGAAGTGGTGAATGTTGGTATTTTGAAAAACATCATTATATCATGGTTTCTTATAGTCCCGACTGTTGCAGCAACGTCCGCTGGAATATATTACGTTTTGAAACTCGTATTAAAATTCTAA
- the dnaN gene encoding DNA polymerase III subunit beta — MKVITTTLELKDKVTMASKALAKKSVKPILAGFLFEVKDGSFYICATDLETGVRANVNAVEISGEARFVVPGDIFQKLVKVLSEDTTELSLEGDTLVITSGSTVFRVTTMPADEFPDISPAESGISFEVDTSLLEEMVEKVIFAAATDEFMRNLNGVFWELHKNLLRLVASDGFRLALAEEQIENEEETNFLLSLKSMKEVQNILKNTTEPSVTIRYDGRRASLTTNDVETVMRVVDAEFPDYKRVIPETFKTKVIVSKKSLQESLKRIMVIASKGSESVKLEIEESTMKLMSKNPEYGEVVDELEIQKEGEDLVIAFNPKFISDVLRHIETEEIEMNFVDSTSPCQINPLDISGYLYIVMPIRLA; from the coding sequence ATGAAAGTCATAACTACAACGCTCGAGCTTAAGGATAAAGTAACAATGGCCTCTAAGGCTTTGGCTAAAAAATCGGTAAAACCCATTCTTGCAGGTTTTCTTTTCGAAGTGAAAGACGGTAGTTTTTATATCTGTGCGACAGATCTCGAAACAGGTGTTAGAGCGAATGTGAACGCTGTTGAAATCTCCGGAGAAGCACGTTTTGTGGTGCCGGGGGACATATTTCAAAAGCTTGTCAAGGTTTTGAGCGAGGATACTACAGAGCTCTCTTTGGAAGGAGATACTTTGGTCATAACTTCGGGTAGCACCGTTTTCAGGGTTACGACCATGCCTGCCGATGAATTTCCAGATATCTCACCTGCAGAATCAGGAATCTCTTTCGAAGTCGACACTTCGCTTCTCGAAGAAATGGTCGAGAAAGTAATATTTGCAGCTGCAACTGATGAATTCATGAGAAATTTGAATGGTGTTTTCTGGGAACTCCACAAGAATCTACTCAGACTCGTGGCGAGCGATGGTTTCAGACTCGCACTGGCAGAGGAACAAATAGAAAACGAAGAAGAGACGAACTTTTTGCTTTCTCTCAAGAGCATGAAAGAGGTCCAAAATATCTTGAAAAATACAACAGAACCATCCGTTACGATAAGGTACGATGGAAGGAGAGCTTCTTTAACAACCAACGACGTAGAAACCGTCATGAGAGTGGTGGATGCCGAATTTCCGGATTATAAAAGGGTGATACCAGAAACTTTCAAGACGAAGGTAATCGTTTCGAAAAAATCTCTTCAAGAGTCTTTGAAAAGAATCATGGTGATCGCGAGTAAGGGTTCGGAATCAGTGAAATTAGAAATAGAAGAGAGTACGATGAAACTTATGAGTAAGAATCCGGAATATGGAGAAGTCGTAGACGAGTTGGAGATACAAAAAGAAGGTGAAGATCTGGTGATCGCTTTTAACCCGAAATTTATCTCTGACGTCTTGAGACACATCGAAACAGAGGAAATAGAAATGAATTTCGTCGATTCGACCAGTCCTTGTCAAATAAATCCTCTTGACATTTCTGGGTATCTATATATAGTCATGCCCATAAGACTCGCATGA
- the mnmG gene encoding tRNA uridine-5-carboxymethylaminomethyl(34) synthesis enzyme MnmG, translating to MRPDDDRIYDVIVVGAGHAGIEAALAAARMGFRVLVLTVNPDTVGWAPCNPAIGGPAKGVVVREIDALGGEMAKTTDETMINVRMLNVSKGPAVRALRAQIDKISYSRTMKRKLETHPNIVLRHGIVEKLLVENGKVKGVVDNYGIDYLGKAVIITTGTFLRGKIFIGRSVFPAGRMGEFPATKLTQSLIELGFDVGRFKTGTPARVLKRSINFSIMERQDTSDEPLAFSFFNEPKILPKDYPCWLTRTNPETHSVIRQYLEFSPLYGSVKLIEGIGPRYCPSIEDKVIKFRDKESHQVFVEPEGKDTEEYYLNGLSTSLPYEAQIKMIRSVRGLEKAIITRPAYAIEYDYIDPRQLYPTLESKIVENLFFAGQVNGTSGYEEAAGQGLIAGINAALKLRGEPPLILKRSEAYIGVLIDDLVTKGVDEPYRLLTSRAEYRLLLRHDNAHLRLTKYGYRVGLIPKWFYEKVLNLEMKVKGEMERLKKVIVKPSDRVNEILVEVGTSSLKEAVSLYQLLKRPELKYEVLKQLDPNPIEDPEVVEQVEINVKYEGYIQKMFEEVSIFEKYENFQIPPNIDYDTVPNLSTEARDKLKKVKPRSIGQAMRIPGINPSDISNLIVYLDGKKR from the coding sequence TTGAGGCCTGATGATGATAGGATCTACGATGTTATCGTCGTAGGAGCTGGGCATGCTGGAATAGAAGCGGCCCTCGCTGCCGCTCGAATGGGGTTTAGAGTTCTCGTACTCACAGTGAATCCAGATACTGTGGGATGGGCTCCGTGCAATCCCGCTATAGGAGGTCCAGCGAAAGGAGTTGTGGTTCGTGAAATAGATGCTTTGGGTGGAGAAATGGCCAAAACCACAGATGAAACGATGATCAACGTTCGCATGCTGAATGTGAGTAAGGGACCTGCTGTGAGAGCTTTGAGAGCGCAGATAGACAAAATTTCCTACAGTCGTACCATGAAAAGAAAATTAGAAACGCATCCAAACATTGTCCTAAGACACGGAATAGTTGAAAAGTTACTGGTGGAGAACGGAAAGGTGAAAGGTGTTGTTGACAATTACGGCATAGATTATTTGGGAAAAGCGGTGATAATCACAACAGGTACTTTCTTGAGAGGGAAGATATTCATCGGTAGATCTGTTTTCCCTGCAGGTAGAATGGGGGAGTTCCCTGCCACTAAACTCACTCAGAGTCTCATCGAACTTGGGTTCGATGTGGGAAGGTTCAAAACCGGTACACCGGCTCGTGTTTTGAAAAGGAGTATAAACTTTTCCATCATGGAAAGACAGGACACTTCCGATGAGCCCCTTGCCTTTTCTTTTTTCAACGAACCAAAGATCTTGCCGAAAGATTATCCATGCTGGCTCACTCGCACTAATCCTGAGACTCACAGTGTAATAAGACAATATCTTGAATTTTCTCCTCTCTACGGTTCCGTCAAGCTAATAGAGGGAATCGGGCCAAGGTATTGTCCGTCCATAGAAGATAAAGTTATCAAATTCAGAGATAAGGAATCTCATCAAGTTTTCGTTGAACCAGAAGGAAAAGATACCGAAGAGTACTATCTGAACGGTTTAAGCACCAGCCTCCCTTACGAAGCTCAAATAAAGATGATCAGAAGCGTTAGAGGCCTTGAAAAAGCTATTATAACCCGTCCAGCGTACGCTATAGAGTACGATTACATAGATCCAAGACAGCTCTACCCAACACTCGAATCGAAAATTGTAGAGAATCTTTTCTTCGCCGGTCAAGTCAACGGTACGAGTGGATACGAGGAAGCAGCTGGTCAGGGCTTAATAGCGGGAATAAACGCTGCCTTGAAACTACGAGGAGAACCCCCTCTCATTTTGAAACGTTCAGAGGCTTACATAGGTGTTCTAATAGACGATCTGGTGACCAAAGGTGTTGATGAACCTTACCGTCTTCTTACTTCGAGAGCGGAATACCGTCTTCTTTTAAGGCATGATAATGCACACCTTCGTCTAACAAAATATGGTTACCGCGTTGGTCTGATACCGAAATGGTTTTACGAAAAAGTTCTGAACCTTGAGATGAAAGTTAAAGGGGAAATGGAACGTCTGAAAAAAGTGATCGTGAAACCTTCCGATAGAGTCAACGAAATCCTGGTCGAAGTCGGAACGAGTTCCTTGAAAGAAGCAGTTTCCCTCTATCAGTTGTTGAAACGGCCCGAGTTGAAGTACGAAGTCCTGAAACAACTCGATCCAAATCCCATTGAAGATCCGGAAGTTGTGGAGCAAGTGGAAATCAACGTGAAGTACGAGGGATATATACAGAAAATGTTCGAAGAAGTGTCTATTTTCGAGAAGTACGAGAATTTTCAAATTCCTCCGAATATAGATTATGACACTGTTCCAAATCTTTCTACCGAAGCTCGTGATAAATTGAAGAAAGTGAAACCAAGATCAATAGGTCAAGCAATGAGAATACCGGGTATAAACCCGTCCGATATTTCTAATCTCATAGTCTATCTGGACGGGAAGAAACGATGA
- a CDS encoding pseudouridine synthase, producing MRLDRYLSNRGIGTRKEVKKLIKQGRVIVNDKVVQKPDYKLSKNDVVKLDGKVVDLPDKVYILFYKPAGYVTSTKDPHAETIMEFLPPIKGIFPVGRLDKDAEGLLLVTNDGQLAHRIISPKWSVEKEYIVRVDGEITENKLEKLTKGVILKDGFFAKAKFVERLSSDTLRMVITEGKYHQVKRMTAAVGLRTIRLKRVRIGNLILPEDMKPGEYRFLTEEEVKTIFEEKN from the coding sequence ATGAGGTTGGATAGGTATCTCTCTAACAGAGGAATAGGTACAAGAAAAGAAGTTAAAAAGCTGATAAAGCAAGGCAGGGTGATTGTAAACGATAAGGTTGTTCAAAAACCTGACTACAAGCTTTCAAAAAATGATGTTGTGAAACTCGATGGGAAAGTTGTAGATTTGCCTGATAAGGTTTATATACTTTTTTACAAACCGGCAGGATATGTGACGAGTACAAAAGATCCTCATGCTGAAACCATTATGGAATTTTTGCCGCCAATAAAAGGTATCTTCCCCGTTGGAAGATTGGACAAAGATGCGGAGGGACTACTTCTTGTTACAAACGATGGACAGCTTGCTCATCGAATCATCTCACCGAAGTGGTCTGTTGAGAAAGAATATATAGTCAGAGTGGATGGTGAAATAACTGAAAACAAGTTAGAAAAGTTGACCAAAGGTGTGATTTTGAAGGATGGTTTCTTTGCAAAGGCAAAGTTTGTGGAAAGGCTTTCGAGCGATACTCTGAGGATGGTCATAACGGAGGGGAAGTATCATCAGGTGAAGAGAATGACCGCTGCTGTCGGGTTGAGGACCATTCGTTTGAAAAGAGTGAGAATAGGGAACTTGATTTTACCGGAGGATATGAAACCCGGTGAGTACAGGTTTCTGACCGAAGAGGAGGTGAAGACGATTTTTGAAGAGAAAAATTGA
- the uvrC gene encoding excinuclease ABC subunit UvrC, with amino-acid sequence MKRKIERKIRLAPSEPGVYLFKKENVPIYIGKAKNLSARLKSYLTPSTEKVRNIVEESDDLEMIVVASEKEAFLLEANLIRKHKPKYNVRLKDTEFYPYIRISNDRIPYVEIVKRKLKDGLYFGPYTNTRFVKELLEVLQKIFGFRTCRSDLKRIKRPCFLYHLGQCVGPCIGNLGEHDKAIHKLKEFLSGRIREVLDYLQRKMETHAKMLDFENATKYRDLLFNLSNVLESQGVTFSENINCDVVVHDHDLFVVLRIREGYLMGKVSFEMEGGGIEDFIREYYVFGRGDIPESLIVEENLNGMDYTSLGFHYVGKPRSQIEEELLIKAKKNLENDLSLRGLKREALKELMKLINMEDFPYRIEGIDISHLQGKYTVASLVVFEDGFPKKNDYRRYRLNLDHPNDYEAIRKVVKRRYSKYPLPNLIFVDGGKGQVKAVLDALKDLKKDCPVVGLAKKEEIVVVKEKELALPLDHPALRLLVQIRDETHRFAVGYHRKRREKDSLKSILDEIPGLGPVRKKKLLEHFGSVENVRNASVEEIARVIGSNVIAKRILEKL; translated from the coding sequence TTGAAGAGAAAAATTGAAAGAAAGATAAGACTCGCTCCCAGTGAACCGGGTGTTTACCTTTTCAAAAAAGAGAATGTCCCCATATATATAGGGAAAGCGAAGAATCTTTCTGCAAGATTGAAAAGTTACCTTACTCCTTCCACAGAAAAGGTTAGAAATATCGTAGAAGAATCCGATGATCTTGAAATGATAGTTGTTGCAAGTGAGAAAGAAGCCTTCCTTTTGGAAGCCAATCTTATAAGAAAACACAAACCGAAGTACAACGTTCGACTCAAAGACACTGAGTTTTACCCCTACATTCGAATATCGAACGATAGGATTCCGTACGTGGAAATTGTTAAAAGAAAGCTGAAAGATGGTTTATACTTCGGTCCCTATACGAACACTCGTTTTGTCAAAGAATTGTTGGAAGTTCTTCAAAAAATATTCGGCTTCAGAACATGTAGATCCGATTTGAAAAGAATCAAAAGACCTTGTTTTCTTTACCATCTTGGGCAATGTGTTGGGCCTTGTATTGGAAATCTTGGAGAGCATGATAAAGCTATACACAAGCTCAAAGAATTTCTGTCGGGTAGAATAAGGGAAGTTTTGGATTATCTACAGAGAAAGATGGAGACTCACGCCAAGATGTTGGATTTTGAAAATGCTACAAAATACAGGGATCTCCTTTTTAATCTTTCCAACGTGTTGGAGTCTCAGGGAGTAACCTTCAGTGAAAACATCAATTGCGACGTCGTAGTTCACGATCACGATTTGTTCGTTGTTCTCAGAATCAGGGAAGGTTATCTCATGGGAAAAGTTTCTTTTGAAATGGAAGGAGGAGGGATAGAGGATTTTATAAGGGAATACTATGTTTTCGGAAGAGGAGATATTCCGGAGAGTTTGATAGTGGAAGAAAATTTGAATGGAATGGATTACACTTCTTTGGGATTCCATTACGTGGGGAAACCACGATCTCAAATTGAAGAAGAACTTCTGATAAAGGCAAAAAAGAATTTGGAAAACGATCTGAGTTTGAGAGGTTTGAAACGAGAAGCACTGAAAGAATTGATGAAGCTCATCAACATGGAAGATTTCCCTTATAGGATAGAGGGAATAGATATTTCTCATCTCCAAGGAAAATATACTGTTGCTTCTCTCGTGGTCTTTGAAGATGGTTTTCCAAAAAAGAATGATTACAGGCGATACAGGCTGAATTTAGATCATCCAAACGATTATGAGGCAATAAGAAAAGTGGTGAAGAGGCGTTACAGTAAGTATCCCCTTCCAAACTTGATTTTTGTTGATGGAGGAAAAGGTCAAGTTAAAGCTGTTCTAGATGCTTTGAAAGATCTGAAAAAGGATTGTCCTGTTGTTGGTCTTGCAAAAAAAGAAGAAATAGTAGTTGTTAAAGAGAAAGAATTGGCTCTTCCTTTAGACCATCCGGCTTTGAGACTTCTTGTTCAAATAAGAGACGAAACACATCGATTTGCTGTTGGTTATCACAGAAAGAGAAGAGAAAAAGATTCTTTGAAATCTATTTTGGACGAAATACCAGGTCTCGGGCCTGTCAGAAAAAAGAAGCTTCTGGAACATTTCGGATCCGTTGAAAACGTTCGGAACGCCTCTGTAGAAGAAATAGCAAGGGTAATAGGAAGTAATGTGATCGCAAAAAGAATTTTGGAAAAACTCTAA
- the hup gene encoding DNA-binding protein HU has protein sequence MNKKELIDRVAKKAGAKKKDVREILDAILETITEALSKGEKVQLVGFGSFEVRKAAARKGVNPQTKKPITIPERKVPKFRPGKALKEKVK, from the coding sequence ATGAACAAGAAGGAACTTATTGACAGAGTGGCAAAGAAGGCAGGTGCAAAGAAGAAAGATGTTAGGGAGATTCTCGATGCGATTCTTGAAACGATCACAGAAGCACTTTCAAAAGGCGAGAAAGTTCAGCTCGTAGGTTTCGGAAGCTTTGAAGTCAGAAAAGCTGCTGCCAGAAAAGGTGTGAATCCTCAGACGAAGAAGCCCATTACCATTCCTGAGAGAAAAGTTCCAAAGTTCAGACCTGGGAAAGCCCTCAAAGAGAAGGTTAAGTGA
- the mnmE gene encoding tRNA uridine-5-carboxymethylaminomethyl(34) synthesis GTPase MnmE, whose translation MDTIVAVATPQGKGAIAILRLSGPSSWEIVKKHFRTGSKITPRKAIHGWIHERGEDLDEVIAIFYKSPKSYTGEDMVEIMCHGGPLIVKKLLDLLINAGSRMAEPGEFTKRAFLNGKMDLTSAEAVRDLIEAKSEMGLKLSLRNLKGSLKNFVENLRQELINILAEIRVELDYPDEVETDSEKVRSKIKEVHKKLTEQLEKATAGILLNRGLRMVIVGKPNVGKSTLLNRLLKEDRAIVTDIPGTTRDVISEEIVIGSILFKIVDTAGVRSETSDLVEKLGIERTLQEIEKADIILFMLDASTPLDDEDRRIIDKIKDKRYLVVINKVDVIERVDEEELKRKLGTNKHVVKISALKGEGLEKLEEAIYKETQEIFEKGSDSLITNFRQKQLLENVKKHLENALSSLENGFPIDLVSIDLERALQLLDEVTGRSFREDLLDTIFSTFCVGK comes from the coding sequence GTGGACACGATCGTTGCTGTAGCAACTCCACAAGGGAAAGGTGCGATAGCCATACTTAGACTGAGTGGGCCATCCAGTTGGGAGATCGTAAAAAAGCATTTTCGAACGGGGTCAAAGATCACTCCCAGGAAAGCTATCCATGGTTGGATACACGAAAGGGGAGAAGACCTAGACGAAGTAATAGCGATATTCTACAAGAGCCCCAAAAGTTACACAGGAGAAGACATGGTGGAGATCATGTGTCATGGTGGCCCGCTCATCGTGAAAAAGCTTCTTGATTTGCTCATAAATGCTGGATCTAGAATGGCAGAACCCGGTGAATTCACCAAACGCGCTTTTTTGAACGGAAAGATGGATCTCACTTCTGCTGAAGCTGTGAGAGATTTGATCGAAGCAAAAAGTGAAATGGGATTGAAATTATCCTTGAGAAATCTGAAAGGGAGTTTGAAGAATTTCGTTGAAAACTTAAGGCAAGAACTTATAAATATTCTTGCGGAAATCAGAGTGGAATTAGATTATCCGGATGAGGTAGAAACAGATTCCGAGAAAGTAAGATCTAAAATAAAGGAAGTACACAAAAAACTGACAGAACAACTAGAAAAAGCTACTGCCGGTATTCTATTGAACAGAGGACTCAGAATGGTGATCGTTGGAAAACCGAACGTAGGTAAATCTACACTTTTGAACCGTCTTTTGAAAGAGGACAGGGCGATTGTTACCGACATACCAGGAACCACAAGGGATGTGATAAGTGAAGAAATTGTCATAGGGAGCATTTTATTCAAAATCGTTGATACTGCAGGTGTAAGATCCGAAACGAGTGATTTGGTAGAAAAATTGGGAATTGAGAGAACTCTTCAAGAGATAGAGAAAGCTGATATTATCCTTTTTATGCTAGATGCTTCCACTCCTTTGGATGATGAAGATCGCAGGATCATTGACAAGATAAAAGACAAACGTTATTTGGTGGTAATAAACAAAGTAGATGTTATTGAAAGGGTAGACGAGGAAGAATTAAAAAGGAAGCTTGGAACGAACAAACACGTGGTGAAAATTTCTGCCTTAAAAGGAGAAGGTCTCGAAAAACTGGAGGAAGCCATTTACAAGGAAACCCAGGAGATTTTCGAAAAAGGTAGCGATTCTTTGATAACCAACTTCAGACAAAAGCAACTACTCGAAAACGTGAAAAAACACCTTGAAAATGCTCTTTCATCGTTAGAAAACGGGTTCCCAATCGACTTGGTCTCTATAGATCTAGAAAGAGCTTTGCAACTATTGGATGAAGTGACGGGAAGAAGTTTCAGGGAAGATCTTCTAGACACGATATTCTCAACTTTCTGTGTTGGAAAGTGA
- a CDS encoding homocysteine S-methyltransferase family protein gives MKKRNEVAKLLTEKVLLLDGAYGTEFMKMGYDELPEELNIKAPEAVFRVHKTYIDSGSDVILTNTFGATRMKLKKHGLESKLESIVRNAVRIARKAAGEKLVFGDIGPTGELPYPLGETLFEQFYENYKETVKIMVEEGVDGIIFETFSDILELKAAVLATRDISKEVFLVAHMTFDENGRSLTGTDPVNFALTFDEMDVDALGINCSLGPEEILPIFQELSQYTDKFLVVEPNAGKPIVENGRTVYPLKPEDFALHIDSYYESGVNIFGGCCGTTPQHVKLFRKVLGNRKPLQRVKKKIFAISSPSKLVVFDHFVVIGERINPAGRKKLWKKMLEGDEKIVADEAKSQVENGAEVLDINFGIESQINPEYVKKIVQSIPYTTNAPLSLDIQDIHLVEKALKVYPGRPLFNSSKVEEKEIEKKIELLRKYGGILVVLLMGKDVPKTFEERKKNFEKALKILEENNFVERVIFDPGVLPLGADGRPQEVLKTIEFLSELGFKTTVGLSNLSFGMPDRSFYNTSFLVLGVSKGLSSAIMNPLDEMMMKILNSTLVILGKKELPKTQVKEDKIVDAILSGKREELEKIVEEALKEKDPLSVIEDLLRPAMERVGELYDKGKIFLPQLILAAQTVKPVFDKLTSLLPADNQGATFVIATVKGDVHDIGKNIVASVIRSSGYRVIDLGKDVETEKIVETVEKEKPVALGLSAMMTTTVGKIKEVVEKLKEKGLKVPVIVGGASLNEKLAKELGADYYAKNASEAVKILKSIGR, from the coding sequence ATGAAAAAGAGAAATGAGGTAGCAAAGCTTCTTACGGAAAAAGTGCTCCTTCTGGATGGAGCGTATGGAACAGAGTTCATGAAAATGGGATACGACGAACTCCCTGAAGAGTTGAATATAAAAGCTCCTGAAGCAGTTTTCCGAGTTCACAAAACGTACATAGATAGTGGGTCGGATGTCATACTGACGAACACCTTTGGTGCAACAAGAATGAAACTCAAGAAACACGGACTTGAAAGCAAACTGGAATCCATTGTAAGAAATGCGGTGAGAATAGCGAGAAAAGCGGCCGGTGAAAAGCTCGTATTCGGGGACATAGGTCCCACAGGTGAACTTCCATATCCGTTGGGAGAGACACTGTTTGAGCAATTCTATGAAAACTACAAAGAAACTGTGAAGATCATGGTGGAAGAAGGTGTGGATGGTATCATTTTCGAAACCTTTTCAGATATTTTGGAATTGAAGGCAGCCGTCCTCGCAACAAGAGATATTTCAAAAGAAGTTTTTCTAGTGGCACATATGACGTTCGACGAAAACGGTAGAAGCCTTACGGGAACAGATCCTGTTAACTTTGCTCTTACTTTCGATGAAATGGATGTTGATGCTTTAGGAATAAACTGTTCACTTGGTCCGGAAGAGATCTTACCTATTTTTCAAGAACTTTCCCAATACACTGATAAATTCCTGGTCGTAGAACCGAACGCCGGGAAACCTATCGTAGAAAATGGAAGAACCGTCTACCCACTCAAACCTGAAGATTTTGCTCTTCACATAGATTCTTATTACGAATCGGGTGTGAACATATTTGGGGGATGCTGTGGAACCACCCCACAACACGTGAAACTCTTCAGGAAAGTTCTTGGGAATAGGAAACCTCTTCAGAGAGTGAAGAAAAAAATATTTGCAATTTCTTCTCCCTCGAAACTCGTAGTGTTCGATCATTTCGTGGTGATAGGTGAGAGAATAAATCCAGCCGGTCGTAAGAAACTTTGGAAGAAAATGCTAGAAGGAGATGAAAAAATTGTAGCAGACGAAGCAAAATCTCAGGTAGAAAACGGCGCAGAAGTTCTTGATATCAACTTTGGAATAGAGTCTCAAATAAATCCAGAATACGTTAAAAAAATCGTACAATCGATTCCCTACACTACGAACGCTCCTCTCTCGCTGGATATTCAGGACATACATCTCGTGGAAAAAGCACTAAAAGTATATCCCGGAAGACCTCTTTTCAATTCCTCAAAGGTCGAAGAAAAAGAAATCGAAAAGAAAATAGAATTGTTGAGAAAGTATGGAGGAATACTTGTCGTGCTTCTCATGGGAAAAGACGTACCAAAGACTTTCGAAGAGAGGAAAAAAAACTTTGAGAAAGCTCTCAAAATACTGGAAGAAAATAACTTTGTTGAGAGGGTAATATTCGATCCTGGAGTGCTTCCCTTGGGAGCTGATGGTAGACCTCAAGAGGTTTTAAAGACAATAGAGTTTCTTTCAGAATTAGGTTTCAAAACCACTGTAGGATTATCCAATTTGTCTTTTGGAATGCCAGACAGGAGTTTTTACAACACATCTTTTCTTGTTTTGGGAGTTTCAAAAGGATTGTCTTCTGCGATTATGAACCCCTTAGATGAGATGATGATGAAAATACTGAACAGCACACTCGTGATTCTTGGAAAAAAGGAACTTCCGAAAACACAAGTTAAAGAAGACAAGATTGTTGACGCCATTCTCTCAGGGAAAAGAGAGGAGTTAGAAAAAATAGTAGAAGAGGCTCTGAAAGAGAAAGATCCCCTTTCAGTGATAGAAGATCTTTTAAGACCTGCCATGGAACGAGTGGGGGAACTTTATGACAAAGGAAAAATCTTTCTACCACAACTCATATTGGCAGCCCAAACTGTGAAACCTGTTTTCGATAAACTAACTTCGTTATTGCCAGCCGACAATCAAGGAGCAACTTTTGTGATAGCAACCGTGAAAGGTGATGTGCACGATATTGGAAAAAACATCGTTGCCTCTGTTATCAGAAGTAGCGGATATCGCGTGATAGATTTGGGAAAAGATGTTGAAACCGAGAAAATAGTGGAGACAGTGGAAAAGGAAAAACCTGTTGCCCTCGGACTTTCCGCCATGATGACAACCACCGTAGGAAAGATCAAAGAGGTAGTAGAAAAACTTAAAGAAAAGGGTCTGAAAGTACCAGTTATTGTGGGTGGTGCCTCTTTGAACGAAAAACTTGCAAAAGAGTTGGGAGCAGACTATTACGCCAAAAATGCTTCTGAAGCAGTTAAGATACTGAAATCTATAGGGAGATGA